The Castor canadensis chromosome 8, mCasCan1.hap1v2, whole genome shotgun sequence genome contains a region encoding:
- the C8H22orf23 gene encoding UPF0193 protein EVG1 isoform X2, translating to MASQERVEAVTKETEFWRCPKPVAYTPRTCELLKVMMKESKLTSFQQRHILDTMKRGKPLPLQCNPTSSQKGSPSKQHPPANYLPPILAARSHLRPASMCQANGAYIREQFKPQATRDLEKEKRRLQNIFATGKDPEEQKRKAPPVQQEDPAPELDRFEELVKEIQERKEFLAAMEALGQGKQYQGIILTEISQKLREMEDVDRKRSEELRKALATT from the exons ATGGCTTCACAGGAGAGAGTGGAGGCAGTGACCAAAGAAACGGAGTTCTGGCGCTGCCCCAAGCCGGTTGCTTACACTCCGAGGACCTGCGAGCTGCTGAAAG TGATGATGAAGGAATCCAAACTGACCAGCTTCCAGCAGCGCCACATCTTGGACACCATGAAAA GAGGAAAACCTTTGCCCCTACAGTGCAATCCAACATCCAGCCAGAAGGGCTCTCCTTCCAAGCAACACCCCCCTGCTAACTACCTGCCCCCCATCCTGGCAGCCCGCTCCCACCTCCGGCCTGCCAGCATGTGCCAAGCCAACGGGGCCTATATCCGGGAGCAGTTCAAGCCTCAAGCCACCA GAgatctggaaaaggaaaaacgGAGACTCCAAAATATCTTTGCCACTGGGAAGGATCCagaggaacagaaaagaaaagcaccCCCTGTGCAACAGGAGGATCCAGCCCCTGAGCTGGATCGGTTTGAAGAAT TGGTGAAGGAAATCCAGGAGAGGAAAGAATTCCTGGCTGCCATGGAGGCTCTGGGACAGGGCAAGCAATACCAAGGAATCATCCTCACTGAGATCTCCCAG AAACTAAGGGAAATGGAAGATGTTGACCGCAAGAGAAGTGAGGAGCTTAGGAAGGCTCTTGCCACCACTTAA
- the C8H22orf23 gene encoding UPF0193 protein EVG1 isoform X1, whose protein sequence is MASQERVEAVTKETEFWRCPKPVAYTPRTCELLKVMMKESKLTSFQQRHILDTMKRGKPLPLQCNPTSSQKGSPSKQHPPANYLPPILAARSHLRPASMCQANGAYIREQFKPQATRDLEKEKRRLQNIFATGKDPEEQKRKAPPVQQEDPAPELDRFEELVKEIQERKEFLAAMEALGQGKQYQGIILTEISQVGEMTREVGKGWTHCEDGVKDGRSPGQPQWLGGGVSGVML, encoded by the exons ATGGCTTCACAGGAGAGAGTGGAGGCAGTGACCAAAGAAACGGAGTTCTGGCGCTGCCCCAAGCCGGTTGCTTACACTCCGAGGACCTGCGAGCTGCTGAAAG TGATGATGAAGGAATCCAAACTGACCAGCTTCCAGCAGCGCCACATCTTGGACACCATGAAAA GAGGAAAACCTTTGCCCCTACAGTGCAATCCAACATCCAGCCAGAAGGGCTCTCCTTCCAAGCAACACCCCCCTGCTAACTACCTGCCCCCCATCCTGGCAGCCCGCTCCCACCTCCGGCCTGCCAGCATGTGCCAAGCCAACGGGGCCTATATCCGGGAGCAGTTCAAGCCTCAAGCCACCA GAgatctggaaaaggaaaaacgGAGACTCCAAAATATCTTTGCCACTGGGAAGGATCCagaggaacagaaaagaaaagcaccCCCTGTGCAACAGGAGGATCCAGCCCCTGAGCTGGATCGGTTTGAAGAAT TGGTGAAGGAAATCCAGGAGAGGAAAGAATTCCTGGCTGCCATGGAGGCTCTGGGACAGGGCAAGCAATACCAAGGAATCATCCTCACTGAGATCTCCCAGGTAGGAGAAATGACCAGGGAAGTGGGGAAGGGGTGGACCCACTGTGAGGATGGAGTCAAAGATGGGAGAAGCCCAGGTCAACCACAGTGGTTGGGGGGAGGTGTCTCAGGAGTCATGCTGTAG
- the Polr2f gene encoding DNA-directed RNA polymerases I, II, and III subunit RPABC2 isoform X1, with the protein MSDNEDNFDGDDFDDVEEDEGLDDLENAEEEGQENVEILPSGERPQANQKRITTPYMTKYERARVLGTRALQIAMCAPVMVELEGETDPLLIAMKELKARKIPIIIRRYLPDGSYEDWGVDELIITD; encoded by the exons ATGTCAGACAACGAAGACAA TTTTGATGGTGATGACTTTGATGATGTGGAAGAGGATGAAGGGCTTGATGACTTGGAGAATGCTGAGGAG GAGGGTCAGGAGAACGTTGAGATCCTCCCCTCTGGGGAGCGACCACAGGCCAACCAGAAGCGAATCACCACCCCATACATGACCAAGTATGAGCGAGCTCGCGTGCTGGGTACCCGAGCGCTCCAGATCGC GATGTGTGCCCCTGTGATGGTGGAGCTGGAGGGGGAGACAGATCCTTTGCTCATCGCCATGAAGGAACTCAA GGCCCGAAAGATCCCCATCATCATTCGTCGCTACCTGCCAGATGGGAGCTATGAAGACTGGGGGGTGGATGAGCTTATCATCACTGACTGA